The nucleotide window CGGCCCGCCGTCGTGTCATAGGCGAGCAGCCGCGCGAGGGTGGCGGGCTCCGTGAGGTCGTTGACGGCGACGACCTCCAGGTCACTGTCGCGTTCGAGCAGTGCGCGCAGCACATTGCGTCCGATGCGGCCGAATCCGTTGATGGCGATGCGAGTCATGAGTGGTGTCCCTTCGGGTTCGTCACCAGGTTCTCGCGCGGCATCCACCGGTGACAGCGGCGTGATCGCCACGGTCCGAAAGGATCACGCCAGGGGTGGTCGCGGGCTACTGCCCCTGGGCGAAGGTGCGCCGGTACTCGCTCGGTGTGGTGTCGAGGATGCGCTGGAAGTGCAGCCGCAGATTCGCACCGGTGCCGAGGCCGACGTCGGCGGCGATCTGCTCGACGCCCCGCTGTGATCGCTCGAGCAGCTCACGGGCCACGTCGATGCGGGCTCGCATGACCCACTGCATCGGCGTGTACCCCGTGTCTTCGACGAAGCGCCGCGAGAACGTGCGAGGCGACACCGCCGCGTGCCGGGCGAGCACTTCGAGGGTGAGGGGCTCACCGAGCCGGTGCAGCGCCCACTCCCGGGTGGCGGCGAACCGCTCGCCGAGCGGCTCGGGCACACTGCGCGGCACGTACTGCGCCTGACCCCCGCTGCGGTAGGGGGCCGCCACCAGGCGCCGCGCCGCGTGGTTCGACGCGGACACCCCCAGATCGCCGCGCAGGATGTGCAGGCACAGGTCGATGCCCGAGGCGGCGCCGGCCGACGTCAGCACGCTGCCCTCGTCGACGAACAGGACGTTCGCGTCGACCCGAACGAGTGGACGCTTCTCCGCGAGTGCCCGCGTGTAGTGCCAGTGCGTCGTGGCGCGCTTTCCGTCGAGCAGACCCGTGGCGGCGAGCGCGAAGGCGCCCGTGGAGATGGCGGCGAGCCGCGCGCCCCGGTGGTGGGCGGCGATCAGCGCGTCGACGACGGCCTGCGGCGGATCGTCACGGTCCGGGTGCCGGTAGCCGGGAACGAAGACGATGTCAGCCCACGCGAGTGCCTCGATGCCGTGGGCGACGTGGTACGTGAGGCCGTCGCCGCCGGCCACGGGACCGGGTGCCGCGCCGCACACCCGCACCTCGTACGGCATGCTCGCGCGGGTCGTGAACACCTGCGCGGGGATACCGACATCGAGAGGCTTCGCACCTTCGAGCACGAGGACGGCGACGTGATGCAGGGGTGAGGCTGGCACGGGAAGAGGGTACGCGGGGGCCTCTCGCCCCTGTTCCCGCAGGCCGCGTGCTCCGCCGGGCAACCAGCTCTTTGCATAAAAGTGCAGCCCTGCGTATAGTCATGCCATCGACGAGGAGGATTTCGATGGTGGTACGCGCAGCGGTGGCAGGAGCGAGCGGATACGCGGGCGGGGAGTTGCTCCGTCTCCTGCTGGCCCACCCGCAGGTCGAGATCGGGGCCCTCACCGCCCATTCCAACGCGGGACAGCAGCTCGGGTCCCTCCAGCCGCATCTGCGGCCGCTCGCCGGCCGGGTGCTCGAGCCGACCACCGCCGAGGTGCTCGCCGGGCACGACGTCGTCTTCCTCGCCCTCCCGCACGGCCAGTCCGCGGCCGTCGCCGAGCAACTGGGTGATGAGGTGCTCGTGGTCGACATGGGCGCCGACTTCCGGCTGAAGGACGGAGCCGACTGGGAGAAGTTCTACGGTTCGGCGCACGCCGGCACCTGGCCCTACGGGCTGCCCGAGCTGCCCGGCGGCCGGGCCGCGCTGGAAGGGGCCAAGCGCATCGCGGTGCCCGGCTGCTACCCGACCGCCGTCTCCCTCGCGCTCTTCCCCGCCTACGCCGCAGGCCTCGCCGAGCCCGAGGCCGTCGTCGTCGCCGCTTCCGGGAGCTCGGGGGCGGGCAAGGCGCTCAAGCCGCACCTCCTCGGTTCCGAGGTGATGGGCAACATGTCCCCGTACGGCGTCGGCGGAGTGCACCGGCACACGCCCGAGATGATCCAGAACCTCAGCGCCGCCGCAGGTGAGCCGGTGACCGTCTCCTTCACGCCGACCCTCGCCCCCATGCCCCGCGGCATCCTCGCCACGTGCAGCGCGAAGGCGAAGCCGGGCGTGACCGCCCAGACGCTGCGTACGGCGTACGAGAAGGTGTTCGCGGACGAGCCGTTCGTCGATCTGCTCCCCGAGGGCCGGTGGCCCTCCACGGCGGCCGTCCACGGTTCCAACGCCGTACAGATCCAGGTCGCCCACGACGAGGCCGCGGGCCGGATCATCGTGATCAGCGCCATCGACAACCTCACCAAGGGAACCGCCGGCGGCGCCCTGCAGAGCATGAACATCGCCCTCGGGATCCCCGAGGACACAGGTCTTTCCACGATCGGAGTCGCACCGTGAGCGTCACGGCAGCACAGGGATTCACGGCGGCGGGCATCGCCGCCGGAATCAAGGAGAGCGGTCAACCGGACCTGGCCCTCGTGGTCAACAACGGACCGCGTCGAGCCGCCGCGGGCGTCTTCACCTCCAACCGTGTGAAGGCCGCTCCCGTCCTCTGGTCGGAGCAGGTACTCAAGGGTGGCGAGGTCACCGCCGTCGTCCTCAACTCCGGTGGTGCCAACGCCTGTACGGGTCCCCAGGGTTTCCAGGACACCCACGCCACCGCCGAGAAGGCCGCCGAGGTCCTCGAAGGACACAGCGCGGGCGAGATCGCGGTCGCCTCGACCGGACTCATC belongs to Streptomyces finlayi and includes:
- a CDS encoding GlxA family transcriptional regulator yields the protein MPASPLHHVAVLVLEGAKPLDVGIPAQVFTTRASMPYEVRVCGAAPGPVAGGDGLTYHVAHGIEALAWADIVFVPGYRHPDRDDPPQAVVDALIAAHHRGARLAAISTGAFALAATGLLDGKRATTHWHYTRALAEKRPLVRVDANVLFVDEGSVLTSAGAASGIDLCLHILRGDLGVSASNHAARRLVAAPYRSGGQAQYVPRSVPEPLGERFAATREWALHRLGEPLTLEVLARHAAVSPRTFSRRFVEDTGYTPMQWVMRARIDVARELLERSQRGVEQIAADVGLGTGANLRLHFQRILDTTPSEYRRTFAQGQ
- the argC gene encoding N-acetyl-gamma-glutamyl-phosphate reductase, translating into MVVRAAVAGASGYAGGELLRLLLAHPQVEIGALTAHSNAGQQLGSLQPHLRPLAGRVLEPTTAEVLAGHDVVFLALPHGQSAAVAEQLGDEVLVVDMGADFRLKDGADWEKFYGSAHAGTWPYGLPELPGGRAALEGAKRIAVPGCYPTAVSLALFPAYAAGLAEPEAVVVAASGSSGAGKALKPHLLGSEVMGNMSPYGVGGVHRHTPEMIQNLSAAAGEPVTVSFTPTLAPMPRGILATCSAKAKPGVTAQTLRTAYEKVFADEPFVDLLPEGRWPSTAAVHGSNAVQIQVAHDEAAGRIIVISAIDNLTKGTAGGALQSMNIALGIPEDTGLSTIGVAP